From Oncorhynchus nerka isolate Pitt River linkage group LG1, Oner_Uvic_2.0, whole genome shotgun sequence, the proteins below share one genomic window:
- the tmem237a gene encoding transmembrane protein 237A, with protein sequence MVVAERSQDRADVMPITKSTKKKKWKKEAGDVEDPEGSPPEPGIEMEGLASRRQSETIPLTPEPQEVPPQKRKKKKKAQTQDMEEPELVNGDGMDQHTDGEEQAVTRTKTKRKKKSKIDMHYANDLGVEEGDIVSGLHHAIPQHSLFSSPLGHSQPVGKVFVERNKRFQATDPPKHNAHLPDHMEDYMENRALWTTRDVAMRVHSGFRVIGLFSHGFLAGYAVWNTVVVYVLAGEQFTTLPNLLQQYHSLAYPAQSLLYLLLAISTVSAFDRVNLAKASMALRGFLTLDPAALASFLYFTALILSLSQQMTSDRINLYPTANETLWPPGSEHQILQPWIVVNLVIALLVGLAWAFVSTRPDMDYTEEFLMAMAVEDLYPRHDDNPDLSA encoded by the exons GCAGCCCTCCAGAGCCAGGTATTGAGATGGAGGGACTGGCCAGTAGGAGGCAGTCAGAGACGATCCCTCTGACCCCTGAACCACAGGAAGTCCCACcacagaagaggaagaagaaaaagaaagCTCAGACCCAAG aCATGGAGGAGCCGGAGCTGGTGAATGGGGATGGGATGGACCAGCACACGGACGGGGAGGAACAAGCCGTCACCAGGACAAAAACCAAGAGGAAGAA GAAGTCCAAGATTGACATGCATTACGCCAATGACCTGGGTGTGGAGGAAGGTGACATCGTCAGTGGTTTGCACCATGCTATCCCCCAGCATTCCCTGTTTTCTTCTCCTCTGGGCCACAGCCAGCCTGTCGGCAAAGTGTTTgtggagagaaaca AGCGTTTCCAGGCGACTGACCCGCCCAAACACAATGCACATCTACCTGACCACATGGAGGATTACATGGAGAACAGAGCCCTCTGGACGACCAGGGACGTAGCCATGAGAGTACACAGTGGGttcag agtGATAGGTCTGTTTTCCCATGGCTTCCTGGCTGGCTATGCAGTGTGGAACACTGTGGTGGTGTATGTTTTGGCTGGGGAGCAGTTCACCACCCTACCTAACCTGCTACAGCAGTACCACTCCTTGGCCTACCCtgctcagtctctcctctacctacTGTTGGCTATCAGCACAGTGTCTGCTTTCGACAG GGTGAACCTGGCGAAGGCCTCCATGGCTCTGAGAGGATTCCTCACTCTGGACCCGGCTGCTCTGGCCTCCTTCT TGTATTTTACAGCCCTCATCCTGTCCCTCAGTCAGCAGATGACCAGCGATCGTATTAACCTCTACCCCACTGCCAACGAGACCCTGTG gcccCCTGGTTCAGAGCACCAAATCCTCCAGCCCTGGATAGTGGTCAACCTGGTGATAGCCCTGTTAGTGGGCCTGGCCTGGGCCTTCGTCTCAACGCGACCAGACATGGACTACACCGAAG AGTTTTTAATGGCGATGGCAGTTGAAGACCTCTACCCAAGACATGACGATAACCCAGATCTTTCAGCCTGA